A genomic segment from Drosophila willistoni isolate 14030-0811.24 chromosome 2L unlocalized genomic scaffold, UCI_dwil_1.1 Seg168, whole genome shotgun sequence encodes:
- the LOC6653253 gene encoding uncharacterized protein LOC6653253 gives MKSEKLKRNFWLSAEIECMLHLIKESRGVEGTSSTNTTQSTFTQIAHKMKRRGFPNKSPTQIRRKWFQMKSAYLCYKKGNVDRLFLIPEKFRSAIAQFVESGDRLATGAALKRPQTETKSRVLIPSHLQCQGLKSIITSYNL, from the coding sequence ATGAAATCGGAAAAACTTAAGCGTAATTTTTGGCTTTCTGCTGAGATAGAATGTATGCTTCATTTAATAAAGGAATCCAGAGGAGTGGAGGGAACTTCGTCAACAAACACAACGCAATCTACTTTTACACAAATCGCCCATAAAATGAAAAGGCGGGGATTTCCGAACAAATCGCCAACACAAATTCGAAGAAAATGGTTTCAAATGAAGTCTGCATATCTCTGCTACAAAAAGGGCAACGTTGATCGATTGTTTCTAATACCGGAGAAATTTCGTAGCGCTATTGCCCAATTTGTGGAAAGTGGCGATAGATTAGCAACTGGAGCTGCATTAAAACGTCCCCAAACGGAAACAAAATCTCGAGTGTTGATACCGTCTCATCTGCAATGTCAAGGTTTGAAAAGTATTATAACTTCATATAACTTATAG